Genomic segment of Candidatus Hydrogenedentota bacterium:
GTACACGTACTTGTTGCCCCACGGGTCGGCCGGCACCTCGCTCTTGTCCAGGTAGCTGCGCTTGGGATTGTTGATGAGCGTCTCGAGGTCGGGCGGGAACTTGCCGTTCTCGAGCTTGAACATAATGACCGCGTCCGCGAGCGACTTGATCTCGGTCTTGGCGGCGGCAATGCTGCCTTCGCCGAACGCGCCCAGGACGTTTACGCCCACCACGGCGGCCAGAATCGAGAGGATCGCGATAACCACCATAAGCTCGATGAGAGTGAAGCCGGCCATCTCGTGGCCTTTCCGATGTTGCCGCGTGCTTTGCATAGGTTCAGCCTCCGATGTTGGTGCTCATGTTCAAGATGGGCAATAGAATGGCGAGCACCAGGAACCCGACAAATATGCCCATCACGATTATTATAACCGGTTCCAGCAGTCCGACGAGCGCATCCACGGTGAGACGGACATCGTCGTCGTAGGTGTCCGCCACCTTGACCAGCATGTTCTCCAGTTCGCCACTGCGCTGGCCCAAGTCGATCATGTGGATCATCATAGGCGGGAAGATGCCCGTTTCCTTCAGGGGCACGGCCAGGTCGCGCCCGCGCCGCACGCCGCTTTTCACGTCCTCCATGTATAGCTGGATGTGCCGGTTGTCGATAACGGTGTTGACCACATCGAGCGCGCGCAGCATGGTAAGCCCGCTCTGAAGCATCGTGCCGAGCGTCCGGGACAGCCGCGCGCAGATCAGCTTCAGATGCAGGTTTCCATACAGGGGAAACCGCAGTTTCCAGCGGTCCCAGCGCTTGCGGCCTTCCTCGCGGGAAATCCACAGACGCCACAACAGAACAACGCCGAATATGGCCAGCACGATGACGGGGGAGTACCGCGCCAGGAACTCGCTCGAATTGATGAGAATCTCGGTGAGGACGGGCAATTCCTGTTCCTGTTTCTCGAAAATGAGCTTGATACGCGGCACGATGACCAGCATCAGGAACACGATGATGCCCAGGGCGAACAGAGCCATGAACGCCGGATAGGCTAGCGACGAGGCAATTTGGGATTTCAGCTTGGCCTGGCGGTCGAGGATGTCGGCGAGGCGGAACAGCACCTGTTCCAGAGTGCCGCTCATTTCCCCGGCGCGCACCATATTCGCGTAGAGCGTGGAGAAGATGCGCGGATGCTCCTCGATGGCGTCGCCGAGCCCCGCGCCGCTGTTCACCTTGTCCCGCACCTCGAAGATGATGCTCTTCAATCGGGTCTTGGAGGTCTGCTCGAGCAACGCGCTCAACGCTTCGATCAAGGGCATGCCGGCCTGCAGCAGGGTCGCCAACTGGCGCGTCATCAGGGCGAGGTCGCGCGAGGACACCCCGCCGCGGGCGCGCTTTGCGCGGCGCACACTGCGCGCGGTCATGTCGACCTCGACCCGGTTGCTCTCGACGATCTCGGTGGGGTACAGACCGAGTTCGCGCAGCTTGCCGCGGGCCGCCGGCAGCGTATCCGCGTCGACCACGCCGCGCGTCTTCTTGCCCGTGCCTTTTTCTATGGCGGTGTACTCGAATACGGGCATTGCGCTACGTTACTTCCTCGACGAGGTCGTCCCGCGTGATGCGCAACACTTCCTCGATGGTCGTCAGGCCGCGCAGCACTTTCTGGGCGCCGTCTTCGCGGAGCGTGCGCATGCCGTCCTTGCGGGCCTCGCGCTTTATCACGTTCGAGTCGGTGCCTTCGAGGGCGAGCGACTGGATGTGCGGCGTCATGACCAGCAATTCGAAGATGCCGGTCCGGCCCAGGTAGCCGCGGCCCGAGCAGGCCTCGCAGCCTTTTCCCTGCCATGCGCGGAGTTCGCCGTATTTCTCGGTTGACAGGCCCAAGTCGCGGAAACTCTCCGCCTCGGCCGCGCACTCCTGGCGGCAGTGCTGACAGATTCGCCGCACAAGACGCTGCGCCTGGATCGCGATGGTCGAGGACGTGACGAGAAACGGTTCGATGCCCATGTTGACCAAGCGCGTGATGGCGCCCGCGCTATCGTTCGTGTGCAGCGTCGAAAACACGAGGTGCCCGGTCAACGACGCCTGCACGGCCATTTCCGCGGTTTCGTGGTCGCGGATTTCGCCGACGAGAATGATGTCGGGGTCCTGGCGCAGAATGCTGCGCAGCCCCGCGGCAAACGTCAGCCCAATCTTCGGGCGCACCTGGATCTGGCCAATGCCGGGAATCTGGTATTCGATGGGGTCCTCGACCGTGATGATGTTCTTATCGGTCGAGTTGACGCGCTGCAGCGCGGCATAGAGCGTGGTGGACTTGCCCGAACCCGTGGGCCCCGTGACCAAGATGATCCCGTGCGAATTCTGGATCAGCTTGTCCATGTGCTTGTGGTCGCGCTCATCCATGCCCAGTTCCTCGAGACTGAGCAGGAAGCTGCCCTTGTCGAGGATACGCATGACGACCCGTTCCCCATGGGCGATAGGGATGATCGACACGCGGATATCGATTTCCTTGCCGCTCAGGCGGATCTTGATGCGGCCGTCCTGCGGCAGCCGGTGTTCGGCGATGTTCAGGTTCGCCATGATCTTGACGCGCGAGACGACCGCCGCCAACTGCGCGCGCGGCACGTTGAATTTCTCGTAGAGAACGCCGTCGATCCGGTACCGCACGCGCACTTCTCGCTCGAACGGCTCGATGTGGATGTCCGAAGCGCGCTCCTTGATCGCACCGGAAATGACGAGGTTGATCAGCTTGATGATGGGCGCTTCGTTCGCAAGGTCCAGCAGGTCGCGTTCGGATTCCACGGTGTCCAGACTGTGGACGGTGGTGCCTTCGCCCCCTTCGACGGTGAGACTGTCAATCATATCGGCGGCGTTTTCGCCGGCCTGATCGAAATAGGCGTCGATGATGTGCTGGATTTCCTCTTTCCGGCACAACACGGGGACAACCGGCCCGCCGAGCAGGAGGCGCAGGTCGTCGAGCGGCAGCAGATTGACCGGGTCATTCACGGCCACGTAGTAGGCGGCGCCGTTCTGCTTATACGGCACCATGTGATATTCGCGAATGAAGTTGATGGGTGCTTTCGTCGTCAGCGCCGAATCGATGTCGCCCTTGATTGACGTTACATAAGGAATGTCAAACTGCTCGCTCAGCGCGAGGAGGATGGCTTCCTCCTCGACATAGCCCAGGTCGAGCAGAATCTCGCCTATCCGCTTCGGCCGGAGTTTCTGCAGTTCGAGCGCTTCCTGGACCTGCTCGAGATGGATCCGCCCGTCGCGGATAAGGATTTCGCACAACTGCAGTTCTTGACCCGTACCCATCCGTTACCTCTTGATGTCGCCCCGGCCGAACCCGGTCGCCGGCCCGGCGCCAACCAGCGCTTCCGTGCGCTGGGAGGTCGGGCGATGTTCCGTGCGCTGCTCATGCTTGCGCTTGATGCGCCGGAAGAAGCCTTTCTCGAACAAGACGTCGATGTTCGCGTCGCGGTACTCGGCCACTTTGTATTGCGTAACCCGGTTCAGGTCGATGCCTTCCTTCACGATGTGCGGCGTAACCAGCACCACCATGTTCCGCTTGTTGCGGGTCTGCGACTTGGACTGGAACAGCCAGCCCACCAGCGGCAGGTCGCCCAAGTACGGCGATTGCGTGACCTTGCGGCTCTTGTTATCGCGGATCAGGCCCGCGATCACCGCCGTGCCGCCGTCTTTCACGACCACGCGATTGGTAATGAGCGACTTGTTCGTCGTCGGCCCCAGGATATCGACCGTGCCGACCTGCTGCGCGTCGAGGTCCGATACCTCGATCTCGAGATTGAGGGCAACGTAGTCACCTTCGCTGATTTGCGGCGTTACCTTGAGCTTGACGCCAACCTCTTCGCGCTGCACGCGCGTGAACCCCGTCGAAATCAGGTCGCCTTCACCGCTCGTGCGCGGACTGGACGTGCCCACAACGAACGGCACTTCCTGGCCGACGACGATGGACGCCTCCTCGTTGTCCACCGTGAGCAGGCTGGGCTGCGAGAGCACCTCGACGTCCGTAAGCTTCTCGATGGCCTGGAACAGGAGCGGCACGAAGGGCAGCGAGAACTTCTTGCCGTTGAACTCGAACGAAATCTCGTCGAAGACGCCCGTAGTCAGGCCGCCGTTCGCGCCCAGCCCGAGCAGCGCCGCGCCTGCCGCGATGCCCGACTCGGGACCGACGACGATGCCATTCGCGGCCTGCGCCGTGCCCGCGAGCGCGGCGTAAATCTGCGAGATGTTCGCGGTGCTCGTCAGCCCGAAACCGTCTTCGCCGGTGATCGTCGCCGCGTCCACGGTTAGTCCGTAGTCATCCGAGATGGTCACGTCCATGACCACGGCGTCCACGTGCACCTGCCGCGGGGGAACGTCCAACCGGGCGATAAAGACCTCGAGGAGCTTGTAGTCCTGAGGCGAAGCCACGACGAGCAGCGAATTCGTCTGGTCATAGCGCGTAATCTGAATCTTCTGCTCGAACGGCTGCACCTCCGACGCCTGCGCCGGGGCCGCGCCGCCCCCACCGCCGCCACCCGCGCCGCCCGGGCCGCCGCCGCTCGCCGCGCGCGGAGCCGTGCCGATCACGCCCTGAAGCGCTTGCTCGACCTGCTCCGCGTCGGCATGCAGCAATTCATATATGTGCAGGTTGTTCGCCTCGTACGGCGTCGGGGTATCGAGACGCTTCACGAGGTCGCGGACACGCTCCATCATCCCTTCCGAGGCGACGACGATCAGCGCGTTCAGCCGTTCATCGGGCACCATGCGCAGCACTTCCTCGCGCGTTCCGATGACTTGCGAGGGCGTCGCGCCCGGGACCGTGGGGCGGACCGTGCGCGTCGGCCGCGTCGGCACGGGCGCCTGGACCATCGGCGCGCCGGGTTGCGGCCGCCCGGTAGCGCCTGCGGTGTCAAGCAACACCTGTTCGACCTGCTGCTGCAGCACTTCGGCGCGCGTGTATTCGAGGGTGAAGATCTCCATCGCGGTCTCGAAGCCGGGGATGTCCACTTCTTCGACGAAAGAGAACATGCGGCGCAAACCGTCCGCCGTATCCGTAATGATCAGGGTTTGGGTCGGCACGTACACGTCGATTCGCGCGTTCTTGGAACCAAGGCGCGCGAGGATGGTGGACAGGTCGGTCGCATCGGCATATTTGACGGCGACGATGTGCGTGGAAAGCGTATCGTAGGTCTCCGGCACCTTCTCGGCGCCCCGCTGCAGCGGCGTCTTGTCCGAAGGAATAGCCTCGGGCGTCGGGAGAATCTTGACCAGCCTGCCATCCAGCGTTTCCACCATCGAAAAACCGCGCGAGGCAAGGATGGACTCGAGCACTTCGTACGCCATCTCGGGCGGAATCTTGCTGTGCGTGATGACAGTCACCGGCGTCGACCCGATGTTCGGGTCCAGGTCGAAATTCTTGCCGGTTGCCGCGGCAATCGAGGCAATTACGGCGGACAGTTCGGCGTTATCATAACTGAAGTCAATCGGTTCGCCGGGCGTTTTCCCGTCCTTGTCTTCCAGCGACGGCGTCGCCGTGCTGACCGTTCCGGGCGTGGCCCTAGGCGCCCCCCCAGGCGTGGGGCGGGGCCCCGACGGCAGCACACGCTGCGGCCGTGTCGGCGAGGGCCTCGTCGGACGCGGGCGCGGCGTGGGCGGCGGTTGAACATAGGGTTCTTCGGGCTGCGTTATCTCCTCTGGCGGCAGCGGCTCGGCGGGCGGCACCTCCTCAGGCACGGGCGGCGGCGCCACTTCCGGAGGCACGCCGGGCTGCACCGGTTCCTGAGGCGGGACGTACTCGCCTTCGACCACCTCGGTCTGTTGCGCGTCGCCGCCGACGTACAACACCTCGCCGGTCGCCTCGTCGTAGACTACTTCCTGCTGCTGTGCTTGCGCCGTCAGGCCCGAGAGCCCCGCCGCCATAAGCACCACAACCCAGCGCGTCCCATACATTCTCCGCACGGTTGTCCCTTCCTGCTGACGCCGTGTAAACACCCGCAATCTCGAACAACAACAACCCCGGACATCCCAGGGTACCGCACCCCGGCCCGTCTAGTGTATACGGAACTGGCAAGTGCGCGCCATGCGCCGCGTATCCCGGGCGGGTCACTCCAGCCGGTACGCGATGACCATCGGCTTGCCATTGCGCAGAATGCCGATGCGAAACGCGGAGGCGCTCCTGTAGCGCTGGAACAGTTCCATAACCTTCTGCTCGCTGTCGATCTGTTCATTATTGATCGACTGCAGCACGTCGCCGTCCTGGAGGCCCAGCTTCTGCGCCATTGGCACCTGGCTGATGTTCTGCGCGGTCAAGCCGACCACGTTGCCCGAGGCATCGCGATAATACTCGGGGCGGATGGTCGTCACCAGTTCCGCATAGTTCTCATAGAGTTCCTGCAGGAACTCCTCGCGATTCAGCGTGATCTGAGCGTACCCGCCATCCGTCTCGTTCTCCAGACCCTCACCTGACGGGTCCGGAGTCACGGGCACCGGGGCGGGCTCTTCGGGCGGCGAACCGAAGAGTTGAACCCACTCCTCCACGCCCGGTTCCGGGCCGGTTTCCGCCGCGGCCTCGGAAACACGGTCCGTATCGACCGCAACCAGGAACGCAAGCATCCGCCGCACCCCTTCCGCCGTGTCGGTGAGAAAAAGCGCCTGCGCGGGCGCGTACACGCCTACGCAAGCCCGGCCCGTTCCGCGCCGTTCCAGCAAGTCCGCCATGTCAGCGGCTTCCACGTGTCGCGTAACGACAATGTGGGTCTCCAACTCGCCTGCCCCCGGCGCGGCGTCGTCCCCGGGCGCGCGCGGCAGCACGCGCACGGAATGCCCGTCGTGCGACCGCACCGTGGCGTACCCGCGCGCGCGCAAGAGTGATTCCACCAGCGGCGATATGGCCTCCCGAGGCACTTCATCATGTGCATGGATTGTGATGGGGAGGTCTTCGGCAGCTGGATCGAGGACGTAATCGCTGTCCAGTAAGGGGCCCAGCGTGTCCATAACGCTGCGCAACTGCGCCATTTCATAAGAGAACTGAAGGTCCGATGACGGCACGGTCTCCGATGCTTCCGCCACAATACCCGGCGGCGCAGACAGAAGCTTGGGCGCGAGCGTTCCCCCCGGTTTGCCGTTTTCAGTCTGCGAAGAATCGGGCGGCATAGGCGCGACGGCGTCGGGAACCGCCGCACCCGGCGGATCAATTCGCCCCTCCGTTCCGCCGCCTTGCGGCATGGGCGCGACCGCGTCGGTATCCGCCGCACCGGCATGTGGAAAGCAAGAGGCGGCTATCAGCAACGCCGCCGTCACCAGTTTTCGATAGATGTCTGGCAATGCCGTGCCTTCTCGTTGACGCCCATCGCCCCCGGCGCGCGCGCCGGGCCCGTATCTATGGCCACCGGGGCTCCAAGTCGCGTCCGTTGTTATTCCAGTCTATACGTAATGATCTGCGGTCTGCCGTTGCGCAGAATGCCGATGCGAAACGCGGAGGCGTTCCTGTAGCGCTGGAACAGTTCCATAACCTTCTGCTCGCTGTCGATCTGTTCATTATTGATCGACTGCAGCACGTCGCCGTCCTGGAGGCCCAGCTTTTGCGCCATCGGCACCTGGCTGATGTTCTGCGCGGTCAGGCCGATCACGTTGCCCGAGGCATCGCGATAATACTCGGGGCGGATGGTCGTCACCAGTTCCGCGTAATTCGTGTACAGGTCCTGCACAAATTCCTGCCGGTTGACCGTGATGCGGTCCGAACTGCCGTCCGGGGCGGCGCCGGCTTGCGCGGTTTTTACGGGACGCGCGAGCGCGGCGTCGGGTTCGGGCTCGTCCATCTTCAGCTCTTCGCGCACGGGAGGGTCTTCCTGATGGTTCAACAGGATCACCCTGCGGGGATACACCTCGACCAGGTTCACATCGCCGCGCGTCTCGTCGTGAATGACTGGCCTATTGATCAAATAGGCGCGGCCCGCATCGCGCTCGTCGAGATTCATGATGATCGCCGAGGCGGTGGGGTCGGTGGGCGAGGATGCCG
This window contains:
- the gspG gene encoding type II secretion system major pseudopilin GspG, with the protein product MAGFTLIELMVVIAILSILAAVVGVNVLGAFGEGSIAAAKTEIKSLADAVIMFKLENGKFPPDLETLINNPKRSYLDKSEVPADPWGNKYVYQVEGATFRIISYGADGTPGGEGENADIANDSIK
- the gspF gene encoding type II secretion system inner membrane protein GspF yields the protein MPVFEYTAIEKGTGKKTRGVVDADTLPAARGKLRELGLYPTEIVESNRVEVDMTARSVRRAKRARGGVSSRDLALMTRQLATLLQAGMPLIEALSALLEQTSKTRLKSIIFEVRDKVNSGAGLGDAIEEHPRIFSTLYANMVRAGEMSGTLEQVLFRLADILDRQAKLKSQIASSLAYPAFMALFALGIIVFLMLVIVPRIKLIFEKQEQELPVLTEILINSSEFLARYSPVIVLAIFGVVLLWRLWISREEGRKRWDRWKLRFPLYGNLHLKLICARLSRTLGTMLQSGLTMLRALDVVNTVIDNRHIQLYMEDVKSGVRRGRDLAVPLKETGIFPPMMIHMIDLGQRSGELENMLVKVADTYDDDVRLTVDALVGLLEPVIIIVMGIFVGFLVLAILLPILNMSTNIGG
- the gspE gene encoding type II secretion system ATPase GspE; this translates as MGTGQELQLCEILIRDGRIHLEQVQEALELQKLRPKRIGEILLDLGYVEEEAILLALSEQFDIPYVTSIKGDIDSALTTKAPINFIREYHMVPYKQNGAAYYVAVNDPVNLLPLDDLRLLLGGPVVPVLCRKEEIQHIIDAYFDQAGENAADMIDSLTVEGGEGTTVHSLDTVESERDLLDLANEAPIIKLINLVISGAIKERASDIHIEPFEREVRVRYRIDGVLYEKFNVPRAQLAAVVSRVKIMANLNIAEHRLPQDGRIKIRLSGKEIDIRVSIIPIAHGERVVMRILDKGSFLLSLEELGMDERDHKHMDKLIQNSHGIILVTGPTGSGKSTTLYAALQRVNSTDKNIITVEDPIEYQIPGIGQIQVRPKIGLTFAAGLRSILRQDPDIILVGEIRDHETAEMAVQASLTGHLVFSTLHTNDSAGAITRLVNMGIEPFLVTSSTIAIQAQRLVRRICQHCRQECAAEAESFRDLGLSTEKYGELRAWQGKGCEACSGRGYLGRTGIFELLVMTPHIQSLALEGTDSNVIKREARKDGMRTLREDGAQKVLRGLTTIEEVLRITRDDLVEEVT
- the gspD gene encoding type II secretion system secretin GspD → MRRMYGTRWVVVLMAAGLSGLTAQAQQQEVVYDEATGEVLYVGGDAQQTEVVEGEYVPPQEPVQPGVPPEVAPPPVPEEVPPAEPLPPEEITQPEEPYVQPPPTPRPRPTRPSPTRPQRVLPSGPRPTPGGAPRATPGTVSTATPSLEDKDGKTPGEPIDFSYDNAELSAVIASIAAATGKNFDLDPNIGSTPVTVITHSKIPPEMAYEVLESILASRGFSMVETLDGRLVKILPTPEAIPSDKTPLQRGAEKVPETYDTLSTHIVAVKYADATDLSTILARLGSKNARIDVYVPTQTLIITDTADGLRRMFSFVEEVDIPGFETAMEIFTLEYTRAEVLQQQVEQVLLDTAGATGRPQPGAPMVQAPVPTRPTRTVRPTVPGATPSQVIGTREEVLRMVPDERLNALIVVASEGMMERVRDLVKRLDTPTPYEANNLHIYELLHADAEQVEQALQGVIGTAPRAASGGGPGGAGGGGGGGAAPAQASEVQPFEQKIQITRYDQTNSLLVVASPQDYKLLEVFIARLDVPPRQVHVDAVVMDVTISDDYGLTVDAATITGEDGFGLTSTANISQIYAALAGTAQAANGIVVGPESGIAAGAALLGLGANGGLTTGVFDEISFEFNGKKFSLPFVPLLFQAIEKLTDVEVLSQPSLLTVDNEEASIVVGQEVPFVVGTSSPRTSGEGDLISTGFTRVQREEVGVKLKVTPQISEGDYVALNLEIEVSDLDAQQVGTVDILGPTTNKSLITNRVVVKDGGTAVIAGLIRDNKSRKVTQSPYLGDLPLVGWLFQSKSQTRNKRNMVVLVTPHIVKEGIDLNRVTQYKVAEYRDANIDVLFEKGFFRRIKRKHEQRTEHRPTSQRTEALVGAGPATGFGRGDIKR